A DNA window from Shewanella baltica contains the following coding sequences:
- a CDS encoding TIGR03503 family protein, producing the protein MPMSRHKPILALCLVVTTLFASVTSVLAAEAETAKKVVKPPKAAPIIGLETASELKNRFRIDHMVDNMTLLVEREYGSAPVVIVLPDGSKWYANRHPETVKWVDGITGDIIYIESPMPGPWQLVGKVVPGSTLNKLSKLEIEVQPLPQPIFQGEQVKIVAQLMGDAQRVRMPGLDFLVEWTAHFVSKHRAGDENFAAGDIIVGSYKDNGEDYDEKPDDGVFTSNINVKQPWGDYEFVVQARNNVFERQISFPFRLSPRPINLEVITPDDPLTGQWKIMLHVDSAVLQLAETHFSFELVGPAGLQLPLTVNGLTEPDSELDLPTVTEFGSYRIKGFVATTTITGREIVLDLPELFFNLIQPPEPPPSAEELAAVAAQKAAEEEELAKKDAMFWIITINTILLVLGVVGLIVWRKRQSLAQALAAAESRLLEEASANPAAAPSLDEIDLTMPDEADKDR; encoded by the coding sequence ATGCCGATGTCGCGCCATAAACCCATTTTAGCGCTTTGCCTTGTTGTCACTACGCTGTTTGCCAGTGTGACGTCTGTATTGGCCGCCGAGGCTGAAACCGCTAAAAAAGTCGTCAAGCCGCCCAAGGCCGCGCCGATTATAGGATTGGAGACGGCTTCTGAGCTTAAGAACCGTTTTCGCATCGACCATATGGTCGATAACATGACGCTGTTAGTGGAGCGTGAATACGGTTCTGCACCGGTAGTCATTGTGTTGCCCGATGGCAGTAAATGGTACGCCAATCGCCATCCCGAAACCGTCAAGTGGGTCGATGGCATTACCGGCGATATTATTTACATTGAGTCGCCTATGCCTGGACCTTGGCAGTTGGTGGGTAAAGTCGTCCCTGGTTCGACCCTCAACAAACTCTCTAAACTCGAAATCGAAGTTCAGCCTTTGCCGCAGCCGATATTCCAAGGTGAGCAAGTGAAAATTGTCGCCCAGTTGATGGGGGATGCTCAGCGTGTGCGCATGCCAGGACTCGACTTTCTGGTGGAATGGACGGCTCATTTTGTGAGTAAGCACAGGGCCGGCGATGAGAATTTTGCCGCGGGTGACATTATTGTCGGTTCCTACAAAGACAATGGTGAAGATTATGATGAAAAACCCGATGATGGTGTATTTACCAGCAATATCAATGTAAAGCAGCCTTGGGGGGATTATGAGTTTGTGGTGCAAGCACGCAACAACGTGTTTGAGCGGCAGATTTCATTTCCGTTTAGATTATCGCCGCGGCCAATTAATTTAGAAGTCATTACCCCAGACGATCCGTTAACGGGGCAGTGGAAAATCATGCTGCACGTCGATAGTGCTGTGCTGCAACTGGCTGAAACGCATTTTTCCTTTGAGTTGGTGGGCCCTGCTGGCTTACAACTGCCTTTAACGGTGAATGGCCTTACTGAGCCGGACTCTGAACTAGATTTACCGACTGTGACTGAGTTTGGTAGTTATCGTATTAAAGGTTTTGTAGCAACGACAACGATTACTGGTCGAGAGATTGTGCTGGATTTACCTGAGCTATTTTTCAACTTAATTCAGCCACCAGAGCCACCGCCGAGCGCCGAAGAGTTAGCTGCTGTTGCTGCACAAAAAGCGGCAGAGGAAGAAGAACTTGCAAAGAAAGATGCCATGTTTTGGATCATCACAATCAACACTATCTTATTAGTCTTGGGCGTGGTGGGATTAATTGTGTGGCGTAAACGCCAAAGTCTAGCACAGGCCTTAGCTGCCGCTGAGTCACGTTTATTGGAAGAAGCATCGGCGAATCCAGCTGCTGCGCCGTCATTAGATGAAATCGATCTCACTATGCCAGATGAGGCGGATAAAGACCGTTAG
- a CDS encoding cation:proton antiporter gives MVEQITGMLALIGVLSLFCQWLGWKLRLPAILPLLLCGLTLGPGLGFLNPDAIFGNLLFPIISLGVAVILFEGALTLNFKEIKDHGRMVTHLVTIGTVITWACISTATFYLLDFSWEIALLFGALVVVTGPTVIVPMLRSVRPKSQLASILRWEGIVIDPIGALLAVLVFEYITVSGDQTTHVLYALGSMLSLGLGLGAAAGYLTGQILRRNLLPHYLRNTAVLTLMLGIFVGSNLLQEESGLLTVTVMGIWLANMRGVDIAEILEFKETLTVLLISALFILLAARLDSNAMLDLGWGGLGVLAVTMLLARPLSIWVSGVGTSLSRADKWFLCWIAPRGIVAAAVSSLFAIKLEANNVQGADAIVPLVFLIIIGTVVIQSLTAGRWARFLGVKADSAQGLLIFGASKFSRELAKILKAKDVKVLLADNNWDNIRLARMDNIPVYFGNPASEHAETYMDLTGIGRVLIISPYRQLNPLVSFHFQDFFGTKKVFGLNNTEVGSARHQLSETYKQRLCLFGDAVSYAKIASLMARGAQLKVTNLTENFSFEHFRKRYGETAMPLVYLTKEGKVVVVSGNDTVFPNGIELISLLPIEALEEAKVQQAIAEREAQEAQEKSAAEAALAKAKAEEVAEQLRLEKSDANAVINDEADKGVVDNMIKS, from the coding sequence ATGGTTGAACAAATCACGGGTATGTTAGCGCTGATTGGGGTGTTATCGCTTTTTTGTCAATGGCTTGGTTGGAAATTGCGGTTACCGGCGATTTTGCCCTTACTGCTCTGTGGACTCACCCTCGGCCCCGGACTTGGCTTCCTCAATCCCGATGCTATTTTTGGCAATTTACTCTTTCCGATCATTTCTCTCGGGGTTGCCGTGATTTTGTTTGAAGGCGCATTGACTCTCAACTTTAAAGAAATCAAAGATCATGGCCGTATGGTGACGCATCTTGTGACCATAGGGACAGTGATCACTTGGGCTTGTATCAGCACGGCCACCTTTTATTTACTCGATTTTAGTTGGGAAATTGCACTCCTCTTTGGTGCATTAGTGGTGGTCACGGGACCGACGGTTATCGTGCCTATGCTCAGAAGTGTGCGCCCAAAATCCCAATTGGCGAGTATTTTACGCTGGGAAGGCATAGTCATTGACCCCATAGGCGCGCTGCTCGCAGTATTAGTTTTTGAATATATTACAGTTTCAGGCGATCAGACAACGCATGTGCTTTATGCCCTAGGTTCAATGCTTTCTCTAGGATTAGGGCTTGGAGCGGCAGCAGGTTACCTCACTGGGCAAATATTAAGACGCAACCTGTTGCCACATTATTTGCGCAATACCGCAGTCTTAACCTTAATGCTCGGCATCTTTGTCGGTTCGAACCTATTACAGGAAGAGTCGGGTCTACTGACTGTGACCGTTATGGGCATTTGGCTTGCCAATATGCGCGGTGTGGATATTGCTGAAATCCTTGAGTTTAAAGAGACCTTAACCGTACTACTGATTTCGGCATTGTTTATTTTATTGGCGGCGCGATTAGATTCTAATGCCATGCTCGACTTAGGTTGGGGCGGACTAGGCGTTTTAGCGGTCACTATGTTGTTAGCTCGGCCGCTGAGTATTTGGGTTTCTGGTGTCGGCACCTCTTTGTCGAGGGCCGATAAATGGTTTTTATGCTGGATTGCGCCGCGAGGCATAGTCGCTGCGGCGGTATCGTCATTGTTTGCGATTAAGTTAGAAGCCAACAATGTGCAAGGCGCCGATGCGATTGTGCCCTTAGTGTTTTTAATTATTATCGGCACGGTCGTTATCCAAAGTTTAACCGCGGGACGTTGGGCGCGATTCCTCGGTGTCAAAGCCGATTCTGCCCAAGGTTTATTGATTTTCGGTGCTTCTAAATTTTCCCGTGAGTTAGCGAAAATCTTAAAAGCCAAGGATGTCAAAGTGCTATTGGCTGATAATAACTGGGATAATATTCGCCTAGCACGTATGGATAATATCCCGGTGTATTTTGGCAATCCCGCATCTGAACATGCTGAAACCTATATGGATTTAACTGGGATTGGCCGCGTGTTGATCATTTCGCCTTATCGACAATTAAACCCTCTAGTGAGTTTCCATTTTCAAGATTTCTTTGGCACTAAGAAGGTCTTTGGCTTAAATAATACCGAAGTGGGCAGTGCGCGCCACCAGCTCTCTGAAACTTATAAGCAGCGCTTATGTCTGTTTGGTGATGCCGTGTCCTATGCCAAGATTGCAAGCCTGATGGCGAGAGGCGCTCAACTTAAAGTGACCAATTTAACCGAAAACTTCAGCTTTGAGCATTTCCGTAAGCGTTACGGTGAAACGGCTATGCCATTGGTTTATTTAACCAAGGAAGGTAAGGTCGTCGTAGTATCAGGTAATGATACTGTGTTCCCGAATGGTATTGAGCTGATTAGCTTGTTGCCGATTGAAGCCTTAGAAGAAGCCAAAGTACAGCAAGCGATTGCAGAGCGAGAAGCACAGGAAGCCCAAGAGAAATCCGCCGCAGAAGCCGCTTTAGCAAAGGCAAAAGCGGAAGAGGTGGCTGAGCAATTAAGGCTTGAGAAATCAGACGCTAACGCTGTAATAAATGACGAAGCTGACAAGGGTGTGGTGGATAACATGATAAAGAGTTAA
- the fadE gene encoding acyl-CoA dehydrogenase FadE, translated as MTTLLWIIAMILVLGALAYLRVSLLTATIAAAVVMTAGWTLDVVGPISWIIFLVVALPLNISAFRQNVISRPLMKVYRGIMPEMSSTEKEAIEAGTTWWEADLFAGNPNWKKLHNYPVARLSADEQAFLDGPVEEVCRMVNQHQVSHQLADLPADVWQYLKDNGFFAMIIKKKYGGLEYSAYAQSRVLQKLAGLSSELASTVGVPNSLGPGELLQHYGTPEQQNHYLPRLAKGLEVPCFALTSPEAGSDAGSIPDFGIVCKGQWEGEEVLGMKLTWNKRYITLAPVATVLGLAFKLRDPEHLLGDKEELGITCALIPTDMEGVETGRRHFPLNCMFQNGPTHGNEVFVPLSFIIGGPKMAGQGWRMLVECLSVGRGITLPSNSAGGVKTAALATGAYARIRRQFKLPIGKLEGIEEPMARIGGNAYLMDAVTTLTTTGIDLGEKPSVISAIVKYHLTDRMQKCVIDAMDIHGGKGVCLGPNNYLGRGYQAAPIAITVEGANILTRSMIIYGQGAIRCHPYVLAEMESAFDTESGQGLANFDAAIFGHIGFATSNFIRSFWLGLTSSRFSNAPYSDKTKRYYQQMNRFSANLALLSDLAMATLGGNLKRKERISARLGDLLSQLYLASATLKRYEDEGRQTDDLPLVQWAVEDALYKLQASLDDLLDNFPMGLGGALRVVMFPFGRPLKRPSDVLDHKVAKIMQTPCESRDRLGKGQFWTNSEHNAVGIQEQTLLDIIASEPLHDKVCKASGKRLPFMWLDKVAAEGKALGVLSDDEVNLLERAEIGRMKSINVDDFDPAELRPEVVSTTSQERAA; from the coding sequence GTGACTACCCTACTTTGGATCATCGCCATGATCTTAGTGCTAGGAGCCCTAGCTTACCTTCGGGTATCTTTGCTCACTGCCACTATTGCAGCCGCTGTTGTGATGACAGCAGGATGGACACTCGATGTTGTCGGCCCTATCTCTTGGATCATTTTCCTTGTGGTAGCCTTGCCGTTAAATATCAGTGCATTTAGACAAAATGTGATCAGTCGTCCACTGATGAAGGTATATCGCGGCATCATGCCGGAAATGTCTTCAACAGAGAAAGAAGCGATTGAAGCCGGCACCACTTGGTGGGAAGCCGATCTGTTTGCGGGTAACCCTAACTGGAAAAAACTACATAACTACCCAGTTGCGCGTTTAAGTGCAGACGAACAGGCATTCCTCGATGGCCCTGTTGAAGAAGTGTGCCGCATGGTGAATCAACACCAAGTGTCACATCAACTTGCCGATCTGCCTGCCGACGTATGGCAATATCTGAAAGATAATGGCTTCTTCGCCATGATCATTAAGAAAAAATACGGCGGTTTAGAATATTCAGCTTATGCCCAATCGCGCGTGTTACAAAAACTCGCAGGTTTGAGCAGTGAGTTGGCATCCACTGTTGGTGTGCCTAACTCTTTAGGCCCTGGAGAGCTGCTGCAACATTACGGTACTCCAGAGCAACAAAACCATTATTTACCGCGTTTAGCCAAAGGGTTAGAAGTACCTTGTTTCGCACTGACCAGCCCAGAAGCCGGTAGCGATGCAGGCTCTATTCCTGACTTTGGTATCGTGTGTAAAGGCCAATGGGAAGGTGAAGAAGTTCTGGGTATGAAACTGACCTGGAACAAGCGTTACATCACTTTAGCCCCTGTCGCGACAGTATTAGGCTTAGCCTTCAAACTACGCGATCCAGAGCATCTACTTGGCGATAAAGAAGAACTTGGCATTACTTGTGCTTTGATCCCTACCGATATGGAAGGAGTTGAAACCGGTCGTCGTCACTTCCCGCTCAACTGTATGTTCCAAAACGGTCCAACACACGGCAACGAAGTATTCGTGCCATTAAGCTTCATCATTGGCGGCCCGAAAATGGCAGGTCAAGGCTGGCGCATGCTGGTGGAATGTTTATCAGTGGGCCGTGGTATCACACTGCCATCAAACTCAGCTGGCGGCGTGAAAACCGCGGCACTGGCAACGGGTGCTTATGCTCGCATTCGTCGTCAGTTCAAATTGCCTATCGGCAAGCTTGAAGGTATCGAAGAGCCAATGGCACGCATCGGCGGTAACGCTTATCTGATGGATGCGGTAACCACGTTGACCACTACAGGTATCGACCTAGGTGAAAAACCGTCGGTTATCTCTGCGATTGTGAAATATCACCTGACAGACAGAATGCAGAAATGCGTTATCGATGCCATGGATATTCACGGTGGTAAAGGCGTGTGTCTTGGCCCCAATAACTACTTAGGCCGTGGCTACCAAGCTGCGCCTATCGCGATTACCGTTGAAGGCGCAAACATCCTGACCCGTTCTATGATCATCTATGGCCAAGGCGCAATTCGCTGCCATCCGTACGTGCTTGCAGAAATGGAGTCAGCATTTGATACCGAATCGGGTCAAGGTTTAGCTAACTTCGATGCGGCCATCTTTGGTCACATTGGTTTCGCGACCAGTAACTTCATCCGTAGCTTCTGGTTAGGTCTGACATCAAGCCGTTTCTCTAACGCGCCTTATTCAGATAAAACCAAGCGTTATTATCAACAAATGAACCGTTTCAGTGCCAACCTTGCCCTGCTTTCTGACTTAGCCATGGCAACCTTGGGCGGCAACCTTAAACGTAAAGAGCGTATCTCTGCCCGTTTAGGTGACCTACTGAGCCAACTGTATCTGGCATCTGCCACGCTGAAACGTTATGAAGATGAAGGCCGTCAAACCGACGACTTGCCATTAGTGCAATGGGCGGTTGAAGATGCGCTGTACAAGTTACAAGCCTCGTTAGACGATTTATTGGATAACTTCCCTATGGGTCTTGGCGGCGCATTACGCGTGGTGATGTTCCCATTCGGTCGTCCACTGAAACGCCCAAGCGATGTGTTAGATCATAAAGTCGCTAAGATTATGCAAACACCGTGTGAAAGCCGTGACCGTCTAGGTAAAGGCCAGTTCTGGACCAACTCTGAGCACAATGCTGTGGGTATCCAAGAACAAACGCTACTGGACATCATTGCATCTGAGCCTCTGCATGACAAAGTCTGTAAGGCGAGCGGTAAACGTCTACCCTTCATGTGGTTAGATAAAGTAGCCGCTGAAGGTAAAGCACTAGGCGTGCTGAGCGACGATGAAGTTAACTTGCTAGAAAGAGCGGAAATCGGTCGTATGAAGTCAATCAACGTTGATGACTTTGACCCAGCTGAACTGCGTCCAGAAGTGGTTTCTACCACTTCACAGGAACGCGCAGCGTAA
- a CDS encoding acetamidase/formamidase family protein: protein MLKCSTLMCLSLVFGQAHAAEQWLLTADLWGNPVYGTLTLTSKGDNLSGDIDGDKLSGHRQGTSLTFESTDANGAVYHYEGKMQDNTIEGIADFPDTNHPNVRVKHAFSARKIATRPEGQPRRYEFMPTNYSYLFDPHRTPVLTIWPGDTVQTKTIDSGGVDEHGVTKALFGNPQTGPFFIATATPGDTLVIRINRLRLNRDYADSLDAIVGRALGARFATQADELGKPVRWKLDRERGVASLETPTEHLKDYTIKVRPMLGGLAVAPGFGSAPVSTGDTGRFGGNMDFNEVVEGNIVYLPVQQPGALLYLGDAHALQGDGETSQYALETSMDVEFTVDVIKAKSIAMPRVESPDQIMVLGQAGSLDEALRSATTGLIQWLQQDYGLTLPECAILLGSAAHYSVPNLAGRSVGVALKLDKSLLTMPRLQ from the coding sequence ATGTTGAAATGTTCCACACTCATGTGCTTGAGTCTGGTGTTTGGTCAGGCGCACGCAGCTGAACAATGGCTACTGACAGCGGATCTCTGGGGTAATCCTGTATATGGCACACTGACATTAACATCCAAGGGTGACAATCTCAGTGGCGATATAGACGGTGACAAGCTGAGCGGACATCGCCAAGGTACAAGTCTTACCTTTGAAAGCACAGATGCGAATGGCGCGGTCTATCACTATGAGGGCAAGATGCAGGATAATACCATTGAAGGTATTGCCGATTTTCCTGATACCAATCATCCAAATGTTCGGGTGAAACATGCCTTTTCGGCACGGAAAATAGCCACGCGTCCAGAAGGCCAACCGCGGCGTTATGAATTCATGCCGACAAACTATTCCTATCTATTTGATCCTCATCGCACACCCGTCCTCACGATTTGGCCTGGGGATACAGTACAAACAAAAACGATTGACTCGGGTGGGGTCGATGAGCACGGCGTCACTAAGGCTCTATTTGGAAATCCACAAACTGGCCCTTTCTTTATTGCCACCGCAACGCCAGGGGATACGCTGGTCATACGGATAAATCGACTTAGATTGAATCGAGATTATGCTGATAGCTTGGATGCGATAGTAGGGCGAGCATTGGGGGCACGTTTTGCGACTCAAGCGGACGAACTTGGAAAGCCTGTGCGCTGGAAATTGGACAGAGAGCGTGGAGTGGCGAGCTTGGAAACGCCAACTGAACATTTAAAAGACTACACAATTAAAGTACGGCCTATGCTAGGTGGGCTGGCTGTTGCACCAGGTTTTGGTTCTGCGCCCGTATCTACGGGTGATACCGGACGCTTTGGAGGCAACATGGACTTTAACGAAGTAGTTGAAGGCAATATTGTTTATTTACCTGTGCAACAACCTGGTGCTTTACTCTATCTTGGCGACGCTCATGCGTTGCAAGGGGATGGTGAAACCTCGCAGTATGCTTTGGAAACCTCTATGGATGTTGAATTCACGGTTGATGTGATCAAGGCTAAATCGATAGCGATGCCGCGTGTTGAATCACCGGATCAGATCATGGTCTTAGGTCAGGCGGGATCATTAGATGAGGCATTACGTTCGGCAACAACAGGGCTTATTCAGTGGTTACAACAAGATTATGGATTGACGCTGCCAGAATGTGCGATTCTCCTCGGTAGTGCTGCTCACTATTCTGTTCCTAATCTCGCAGGGCGCAGCGTGGGCGTTGCCTTGAAGCTTGATAAGTCACTTCTTACTATGCCTCGTTTGCAGTAA
- the rnhA gene encoding ribonuclease HI, which yields MTELKLIHIFTDGSCLGNPGPGGYGIVMNYKGHTKEMSDGFALTTNNRMELLAPIIALESLKEPCQVVLTSDSQYMRQGIMTWIHGWKKKGWMTSNRTPVKNVDLWKRLDKASQMHTIDWQWVKGHAGHAENERCDVLARTAAESKPTQPDLGYQP from the coding sequence ATGACTGAACTAAAACTGATCCACATCTTCACCGACGGCTCTTGCTTAGGCAATCCCGGTCCTGGCGGCTATGGCATTGTAATGAATTATAAAGGCCATACAAAGGAGATGTCCGACGGTTTTGCGCTCACGACCAATAATCGCATGGAGTTATTAGCCCCGATCATCGCGTTAGAAAGCTTAAAAGAGCCTTGCCAAGTCGTACTCACCAGCGACAGCCAATATATGCGCCAAGGCATAATGACGTGGATCCATGGCTGGAAGAAAAAAGGTTGGATGACATCAAACCGTACCCCAGTGAAAAACGTTGACCTGTGGAAACGTTTAGATAAAGCCTCACAGATGCACACCATCGACTGGCAATGGGTTAAAGGTCACGCGGGCCACGCTGAAAACGAACGTTGCGATGTATTAGCTCGCACCGCGGCAGAATCAAAACCGACCCAACCCGACTTAGGCTACCAGCCTTAA
- the dnaQ gene encoding DNA polymerase III subunit epsilon translates to MNIISNASRQVILDTETTGMNQGSGAIYLGHRIIEIGCVEVVNRRLTGRYYHQYINPGQAIDPEAIAVHGITDERVSKEPRFHQVAQEFINFIDGAEIVAHNANFDVSFMDHEFSLLQPRGPKTADICQILDTLVIAKFLHPGQKNNLDALCKRYGVDTSRREYHGALLDAEILADVYLIMTGGQTKFNLSNEEAGQEAGGIQRFDPQSLNLKVIGASADELTMHEQRLDLVAKSGKCLWRG, encoded by the coding sequence ATGAATATTATCTCTAACGCTAGCCGTCAGGTTATTTTGGATACCGAAACCACAGGTATGAACCAGGGCAGCGGCGCCATTTATTTAGGCCATAGGATCATCGAGATTGGTTGTGTGGAAGTGGTGAACCGTCGTTTGACGGGGCGTTATTACCACCAATATATCAATCCAGGTCAAGCCATCGATCCTGAAGCCATTGCCGTTCACGGTATTACCGATGAGCGCGTTTCCAAAGAGCCGCGTTTTCATCAAGTTGCTCAAGAATTTATCAACTTTATCGACGGCGCTGAAATCGTCGCCCATAACGCGAACTTCGACGTGAGCTTCATGGATCATGAGTTTTCACTGTTGCAGCCGCGTGGACCAAAAACCGCTGATATTTGTCAGATCCTCGATACCTTAGTCATCGCTAAGTTCTTGCATCCTGGTCAGAAAAACAACCTTGACGCCCTCTGTAAGCGTTATGGCGTGGATACGTCGCGCCGCGAATATCACGGTGCTTTGCTCGATGCTGAGATCCTCGCCGATGTTTATCTGATCATGACCGGCGGGCAGACAAAGTTTAATTTGTCCAACGAGGAAGCGGGGCAGGAAGCGGGTGGTATTCAACGTTTTGATCCGCAATCACTTAACCTTAAAGTGATCGGCGCATCGGCCGATGAATTGACTATGCATGAACAACGCCTTGATTTAGTCGCAAAATCAGGCAAATGCCTCTGGAGAGGATAG